From Cydia strobilella chromosome 4, ilCydStro3.1, whole genome shotgun sequence, the proteins below share one genomic window:
- the LOC134741136 gene encoding uncharacterized protein LOC134741136 has product MKQYSIVGNKKKVTMETNATRLKVVGNGCVIIVKSNQGHIEVIGNDCKIDVVDNFGTINLVGASGLVTVSKRYKNDDIQLIGASCHLLVDGKEKSTFEPFSAQLSPFSKNLDEVIESIFTFVMR; this is encoded by the coding sequence ATGAAGCAATACTCGATCGTCGGCAACAAAAAGAAAGTCACCATGGAAACAAACGCCACGCGCCTAAAGGTCGTTGGCAACGGCTGCGTCATCATAGTCAAAAGCAACCAAGGTCACATTGAAGTCATCGGCAATGATTGCAAGATTGACGTTGTTGACAACTTTGGGACCATCAATCTAGTAGGAGCCAGTGGTCTAGTGACAGTTTCCAAGCGCTACAAGAACGATGATATTCAGCTTATTGGTGCCTCCTGTCATTTGTTAGTGGATGGAAAAGAAAAGTCTACATTTGAGCCGTTTTCTGCTCAACTGTCGCCGTTTAGCAAGAACTTGGATGAGGTTATCGAGTCGATCTTCACCTTCGTCATGCGTTGA